Proteins encoded by one window of Bradyrhizobium sp. B097:
- a CDS encoding DUF1501 domain-containing protein yields the protein MDRRELIKAFAASASLTLAGRVWAAPATDARLLVVFLRGAYDAANVVVPVGSEFYYASRPTLAVARPDAGNPNAALALDAGWGLHPALRDSIYPLWAKREIAFVPFAGTSDDLSRSHFETQDTIELGQAVGGSRDYRSGFMSRLATELTRVKPISFTDQLPLIFRGQNQIPNIGIASVSKPGVDDRQARLIREMYAKGDLANSVSEGFRVRDDVYKSVSEEMMAANRGAVSPRGFELSARRIGRLMREQFNLGFVDVGGWDTHVNQGAATGYLADRLGELGRGLAGFSEEIGPAMWRDTVVVVISEFGRTFRENGDRGTDHGHGSVYWVMGGGINGGRMAGEQVQVAQATLFQNRDFPVLTDYKAFFAGLIQHVYGLQQASLERIFTGIKPKDLNLV from the coding sequence ATGGACCGCCGCGAACTGATCAAGGCCTTCGCCGCTTCCGCCTCGCTCACCCTTGCCGGCCGGGTCTGGGCCGCGCCCGCGACCGACGCGCGGCTGCTCGTGGTGTTTCTGCGCGGCGCCTATGACGCCGCCAATGTGGTGGTGCCGGTCGGCAGCGAGTTCTACTACGCCTCGCGCCCGACGCTTGCGGTCGCGCGGCCCGATGCCGGCAATCCGAACGCGGCGCTGGCGCTCGACGCCGGATGGGGGCTGCATCCGGCATTGCGCGATTCGATCTATCCGCTGTGGGCCAAGCGCGAGATCGCGTTCGTTCCGTTTGCCGGCACCAGCGATGATCTCTCGCGTAGCCATTTCGAGACCCAGGACACGATCGAGCTCGGGCAGGCGGTCGGCGGCAGCCGCGACTACCGCTCCGGCTTCATGAGCCGGCTGGCGACCGAGCTGACGCGGGTGAAGCCGATCTCCTTCACCGACCAGCTGCCGCTGATCTTCCGCGGCCAGAACCAGATCCCGAACATCGGCATCGCCAGCGTCAGCAAGCCGGGTGTCGACGACCGGCAGGCGCGGTTGATCCGGGAGATGTATGCGAAGGGCGATCTCGCCAATTCGGTGTCGGAAGGCTTTCGCGTCCGCGACGACGTCTATAAATCGGTCTCCGAGGAGATGATGGCGGCCAACCGCGGCGCCGTGTCGCCGCGTGGCTTCGAGCTGTCGGCACGGCGGATCGGCCGCCTGATGCGCGAGCAGTTCAACCTCGGCTTCGTCGACGTCGGCGGCTGGGACACCCATGTCAACCAGGGCGCGGCGACCGGCTATCTCGCCGACCGTCTCGGCGAGCTCGGCAGGGGCCTCGCCGGCTTCTCCGAGGAGATCGGTCCCGCGATGTGGCGCGACACCGTCGTGGTCGTGATCTCCGAATTCGGCCGCACCTTCCGCGAGAACGGCGACCGCGGCACCGATCATGGCCATGGCAGCGTCTACTGGGTGATGGGCGGCGGCATCAACGGCGGACGCATGGCCGGCGAACAGGTCCAGGTCGCGCAGGCGACGCTGTTCCAGAATCGCGATTTTCCTGTTCTGACCGACTACAAGGCGTTCTTCGCCGGCCTGATCCAGCACGTCTACGGCCTGCAGCAGGCCAGCCTCGAGCGCATCTTCACCGGCATCAAGCCGAAGGACCTGAACCTGGTTTGA
- the pip gene encoding prolyl aminopeptidase produces the protein MAPDADAGKAAKRADPFAPLTSEWLDVGDGHDLHVESVGREGGIPAVYLHGGPGSGCQPDHRRLFDPERFHAVLFDQRGCGRSRPKGSRDHNTTQHLIADLEKIRERFGFARWMVVGGSWGATLALAYAQAHPERVSGLALRATFLGTREELEDVFLRALPRFYPGLSEDFLNFLPDAERAAPLAAYYRRILDPDVEVHAPAARAWHDTERTLSEHTPKQARLDLTKTAGALPSTPFMEAHYFANDCFMRPNQLMSEADKLAGIPGIIVQGRYDLLCPPATSHALAARWPGSEVRIIDGAGHILYDPGIRNAVMKAIADLAAGIAR, from the coding sequence ATGGCGCCTGATGCCGATGCCGGCAAGGCCGCGAAGCGCGCCGACCCTTTTGCTCCGCTCACATCGGAATGGCTCGATGTCGGCGATGGTCACGACCTGCACGTGGAGAGCGTCGGGCGCGAGGGCGGCATCCCCGCGGTCTATCTGCACGGCGGCCCCGGCAGCGGCTGCCAGCCGGATCATCGCCGCTTGTTCGATCCCGAGCGCTTTCATGCCGTGCTGTTCGACCAGCGCGGCTGCGGCCGTAGCCGGCCGAAGGGCAGCCGCGACCACAACACCACGCAGCATTTGATCGCCGACCTGGAAAAGATCCGCGAACGCTTCGGCTTCGCGCGCTGGATGGTGGTCGGCGGCTCCTGGGGCGCGACGCTGGCGCTGGCCTATGCGCAGGCGCATCCCGAGCGGGTCAGCGGGCTCGCACTGCGCGCGACGTTTCTCGGCACCCGCGAAGAGCTGGAGGACGTGTTCCTGCGCGCCCTGCCGCGCTTCTATCCCGGCCTCTCCGAGGATTTTCTCAACTTCCTGCCCGACGCCGAGCGTGCCGCACCGCTTGCGGCCTATTACCGCCGTATCCTCGATCCCGATGTCGAGGTGCATGCGCCGGCCGCACGCGCCTGGCACGACACCGAACGCACGCTGTCGGAGCACACGCCGAAGCAGGCGCGGCTCGACCTGACCAAGACAGCAGGCGCCCTGCCCTCGACGCCGTTCATGGAGGCGCACTACTTCGCCAACGATTGTTTCATGCGGCCGAACCAGCTGATGAGTGAAGCCGACAAGCTCGCCGGCATTCCCGGCATCATCGTACAAGGCCGCTACGATCTGCTGTGCCCGCCCGCCACATCGCACGCGCTCGCCGCGCGCTGGCCGGGCAGCGAGGTCCGCATCATCGATGGCGCCGGCCACATCCTCTACGATCCCGGCATCCGCAACGCCGTGATGAAGGCGATCGCGGATTTGGCGGCCGGGATTGCGAGATGA
- the pqqD gene encoding pyrroloquinoline quinone biosynthesis peptide chaperone PqqD: MASRNISVSETSRPKLPRHTKLKFDETRQVWVILAPERVLAPDEIAVEVLQLCDGVRSVAEMVDQLAEKYAAPREAIATDVIAMLQDLADKGFLTEARESTA, translated from the coding sequence ATGGCCAGCCGCAACATCAGCGTCAGCGAGACCAGCCGGCCGAAACTGCCGCGCCATACCAAGCTGAAATTCGACGAGACGCGGCAGGTCTGGGTGATCCTGGCGCCGGAGCGCGTGCTGGCGCCCGATGAAATCGCGGTCGAGGTGCTACAGCTCTGCGATGGCGTGCGCAGCGTCGCCGAGATGGTGGACCAGCTCGCCGAAAAATACGCCGCCCCGCGCGAGGCGATCGCGACCGACGTGATCGCGATGCTGCAGGATCTGGCCGACAAGGGCTTTCTCACCGAAGCGCGCGAGAGCACAGCATGA
- a CDS encoding caspase family protein: MTRILWALIVGLVSLSSLPVHAQDQEKRLALVVGNGAYQAGALQTAANDAGLIAQTLQAAGFDVVGARDLDSETLRKSFRDFIQKVQDAGPNAVAFVYLAGYGVQLTGENYFVPVDAKIVRDTDIPVEAIRISDYSHQLSALPIKAGVIVLDAARSNPFAKDGQPLAGGLALVDPDPKLLIAFNSAPGTVAPDGAPPYGPYAQALAEMIRAGGLTLPEVFDRVRLRVNEMTKGAEIPWNAQKVDAPFMFFERKPDAPPQQVDAGLRTKPIRDFPAHDAYAAALERDTLQGYEDYLQAYPTDPLARRVRAIVAARREAITWRRTYNADTPDAYWSYLRRYPRGPHAYDARRRLAYLSAALEPPPQFTALDYDVPPPPPDEVVYVDRPVLYYSDPVFDFAPPPPPPVFFLPPPPPDFVVLPPPPPPIGLFVLPTPFFVAIPAYVAAPAYVVPPQNNIVFNNIHNTTVINTVINNPNPTPAQLNAAGVTAAMGGAPVTAAPQLPAAAMQRANLARPGGPQGVTPAQGAAMGAPGAAPNAAAAPNAMGAPGTPGAHTLPGAKNGPPLPQSATAPANPTQQHGAVQPGTVQPGAPQPGGTQPGAKPNAVTPGKPATAMAPANTQPAPPIKPGVAPATNAPASPATAGKPGRQQPLTATAPTANVKPATAPSPASRTPPARQTPAARSAPAHAAVSPAPVSRPAPARVAAPPRAAPPPPRAAAVAPRPAPAPAPRAAPPPPRSAVQAQRAAPPPPRPAPPPRPAAAAPRAAPACPPGKCKH; encoded by the coding sequence ATGACGCGCATTCTGTGGGCATTGATCGTCGGTCTGGTGTCGCTCTCGTCGCTTCCCGTCCATGCGCAGGATCAGGAGAAACGTCTCGCGCTCGTGGTCGGCAACGGCGCCTATCAGGCCGGCGCGTTGCAGACTGCCGCAAACGACGCTGGATTGATCGCGCAGACATTGCAGGCCGCCGGCTTCGACGTGGTCGGAGCGCGCGATCTCGATAGCGAGACGCTGCGCAAATCGTTCCGCGATTTCATCCAGAAGGTGCAGGACGCGGGGCCCAATGCCGTGGCCTTCGTCTACCTCGCCGGTTACGGCGTGCAGCTCACCGGCGAGAACTACTTCGTGCCTGTCGACGCCAAGATCGTCCGCGACACCGACATCCCGGTCGAGGCGATTCGCATCTCCGATTACAGCCATCAACTCTCGGCATTGCCGATCAAGGCCGGCGTCATCGTGCTCGATGCGGCGCGCAGCAATCCCTTCGCCAAGGACGGCCAGCCGCTGGCTGGCGGCCTTGCGCTGGTCGATCCCGATCCGAAGCTCTTGATCGCCTTCAATTCGGCGCCCGGCACCGTCGCCCCTGACGGTGCGCCGCCTTACGGGCCCTACGCGCAAGCGCTGGCGGAAATGATTCGCGCCGGCGGCCTGACCTTGCCCGAGGTGTTCGACCGCGTTCGCCTGCGCGTCAACGAGATGACCAAGGGTGCCGAGATCCCGTGGAATGCCCAGAAGGTCGACGCGCCCTTCATGTTCTTCGAGCGCAAGCCGGATGCACCGCCGCAGCAGGTCGATGCCGGACTGCGCACCAAGCCGATCCGCGATTTCCCCGCGCACGACGCCTATGCCGCCGCGCTGGAGCGCGACACGCTGCAAGGCTACGAGGATTATCTGCAGGCCTATCCGACCGATCCGCTGGCCAGGCGCGTGCGCGCGATCGTGGCGGCGCGGCGCGAGGCCATCACCTGGCGGCGCACCTACAACGCCGACACGCCCGATGCGTATTGGTCGTATCTGCGGCGTTATCCGCGCGGCCCGCATGCATATGACGCCCGGCGCCGGCTCGCTTATCTGTCGGCCGCGCTGGAGCCGCCGCCGCAGTTCACGGCACTCGACTACGACGTGCCGCCGCCGCCGCCCGACGAGGTCGTCTATGTCGACCGCCCGGTGCTCTACTACAGCGATCCGGTATTCGACTTCGCGCCGCCGCCGCCGCCGCCGGTGTTCTTCCTGCCGCCGCCGCCGCCCGACTTCGTCGTGCTGCCGCCGCCGCCGCCGCCGATCGGACTGTTCGTGCTGCCGACGCCGTTCTTCGTGGCGATACCGGCCTATGTCGCCGCACCGGCCTACGTCGTGCCGCCGCAGAACAACATCGTGTTCAACAACATTCACAACACGACCGTCATCAACACGGTGATCAACAATCCCAACCCGACGCCAGCGCAGCTCAACGCGGCCGGGGTGACGGCGGCAATGGGCGGCGCACCGGTCACGGCGGCACCGCAACTGCCGGCCGCGGCGATGCAGCGCGCCAATCTGGCACGGCCGGGCGGTCCGCAAGGCGTGACGCCGGCGCAAGGCGCGGCCATGGGAGCGCCCGGCGCTGCGCCGAACGCAGCCGCCGCGCCGAACGCGATGGGCGCGCCGGGCACACCGGGTGCGCACACTTTGCCGGGCGCCAAGAATGGACCGCCGCTGCCGCAGTCGGCGACCGCGCCGGCCAATCCCACGCAGCAGCATGGCGCCGTGCAGCCGGGCACCGTGCAACCTGGCGCCCCGCAACCTGGCGGCACGCAGCCGGGGGCAAAGCCGAACGCGGTGACACCAGGCAAGCCCGCGACAGCCATGGCGCCTGCCAACACGCAGCCGGCTCCGCCGATCAAGCCCGGCGTTGCCCCCGCGACCAACGCGCCGGCCTCGCCCGCGACCGCTGGCAAGCCCGGGAGACAGCAACCGCTCACCGCGACCGCACCGACCGCAAACGTGAAGCCCGCGACGGCGCCGTCGCCGGCGAGCCGCACGCCGCCGGCACGGCAGACGCCGGCGGCGCGTTCGGCGCCCGCGCATGCCGCGGTGTCGCCTGCGCCGGTTTCCCGGCCCGCGCCGGCGCGGGTCGCAGCTCCGCCCCGCGCGGCTCCCCCGCCGCCCCGCGCCGCAGCCGTTGCGCCGCGCCCGGCACCCGCACCGGCTCCGCGTGCCGCGCCGCCGCCACCACGGTCGGCTGTGCAGGCGCAACGCGCAGCACCGCCGCCGCCGCGGCCGGCACCGCCGCCAAGGCCCGCCGCCGCAGCACCTCGGGCCGCGCCGGCATGCCCTCCCGGTAAATGCAAACACTGA
- a CDS encoding FAD-dependent oxidoreductase, whose amino-acid sequence MKPTDISAPDYFHKVVDCQWACPAHTPVPEYIRLIAEGRYSDAYMINWQSNVFPGILGRTCDRPCEPACRRGRVEDTPVAICRLKRVAADFKDDIKHRLPKPGPKNGKRIALVGGGPASLAVARDLVPLGYHCTVFDGDPKAGGMMRSQIPKFRLPDNVIDEETGYILDLGVEFKGGQRVDSLKQLLSENYDAIFVGSGAPRGRELDIPGRKEGAANIHIGIEWLANVSFGHVEKIGRRVIVLGGGNTAMDCCRTARRLGGESVKVIVRSGFEEMKASPWEKEDALHEDIPILNYMVPVAFKHVAGKLIGVTFQKVKAEYDDKGRRNLVPSGEPDETVSCDDVLVAVGQENAFPWIEADCGIEFDKWHMPKVDPKTFVSTNPKVFFGGDAAFGPKNIIWAVAHGHDAALSIHRMLSGEDITERPLPEVQISSQKMGIHEWSYDNDISADKRFKVPHRDKVIALKDIRAEVELGYDLKLALGEAQRCLNCDVQTVFSAPLCIECDACVDICPMDCITFTENGEEDDLRQRLKAPSPHHDQALYVSGDLKTGRVMVKDEDVCLHCGLCAERCPTGAWDMQKYLIDMVQAGSTCQSKARSAA is encoded by the coding sequence ATGAAACCGACTGATATCTCGGCGCCGGATTACTTTCATAAAGTAGTCGATTGCCAATGGGCTTGCCCCGCACACACCCCCGTTCCCGAGTACATCCGGTTGATTGCTGAGGGGCGTTACAGCGACGCCTACATGATCAATTGGCAGTCCAACGTGTTCCCCGGGATTCTCGGGCGCACCTGTGACCGTCCATGCGAACCGGCGTGCCGCCGCGGGCGGGTCGAGGACACTCCGGTCGCGATCTGCCGCCTGAAGCGCGTCGCCGCCGACTTCAAGGACGACATCAAGCACCGGCTGCCGAAGCCGGGGCCGAAGAACGGCAAGCGCATCGCGCTGGTCGGCGGCGGCCCCGCCTCGCTGGCCGTGGCGCGCGATCTCGTCCCGCTCGGCTATCACTGCACCGTGTTCGACGGCGATCCCAAGGCCGGCGGCATGATGCGCAGCCAGATTCCAAAATTCCGCCTGCCCGACAACGTGATCGACGAGGAGACCGGCTACATCCTCGACCTCGGCGTCGAGTTCAAGGGCGGTCAGCGCGTCGACAGCCTGAAGCAGCTGCTCTCCGAGAACTATGACGCGATCTTTGTCGGAAGCGGCGCACCGCGCGGCCGCGAGCTCGACATTCCCGGCCGCAAGGAGGGCGCCGCCAACATCCATATCGGCATCGAGTGGCTGGCCAACGTGTCGTTCGGCCACGTCGAAAAGATTGGCCGCCGCGTCATCGTGCTCGGCGGCGGCAACACCGCGATGGATTGCTGCCGCACCGCGCGCCGCCTCGGCGGCGAGAGCGTCAAGGTGATCGTCCGCTCCGGCTTCGAGGAAATGAAGGCCTCGCCGTGGGAGAAGGAGGACGCGCTTCACGAGGACATCCCGATCCTCAACTACATGGTGCCGGTGGCATTCAAGCATGTGGCCGGCAAGCTGATTGGCGTCACCTTCCAGAAGGTGAAGGCGGAATACGACGACAAGGGCCGGCGCAATCTGGTGCCCTCGGGCGAGCCGGACGAGACCGTGTCCTGCGACGATGTGCTCGTTGCGGTCGGCCAGGAGAATGCGTTCCCCTGGATCGAAGCCGATTGCGGCATCGAATTCGACAAGTGGCACATGCCGAAGGTCGACCCCAAGACGTTCGTCTCGACCAATCCGAAGGTGTTCTTCGGCGGCGATGCGGCGTTCGGGCCGAAGAACATCATCTGGGCGGTGGCGCACGGCCATGATGCCGCGCTGTCGATCCACCGGATGCTGTCCGGCGAGGACATCACCGAGCGCCCGCTGCCCGAGGTGCAGATCTCCTCGCAGAAGATGGGCATCCACGAGTGGAGCTACGACAACGACATCTCCGCCGACAAGCGCTTCAAGGTGCCGCACCGCGACAAGGTGATCGCGCTGAAGGACATCCGCGCCGAAGTCGAGCTCGGTTACGACCTCAAGCTCGCGCTCGGCGAGGCGCAGCGCTGCCTGAATTGCGACGTGCAGACGGTATTCTCCGCGCCGCTCTGCATCGAATGCGACGCCTGCGTCGACATCTGTCCGATGGACTGCATCACCTTCACCGAGAACGGTGAAGAGGATGATTTGCGGCAGCGCCTGAAAGCCCCCTCGCCGCATCACGATCAGGCGCTCTACGTCTCCGGCGACCTGAAGACCGGCCGCGTCATGGTGAAAGACGAAGACGTCTGCCTGCATTGCGGGCTGTGTGCCGAGCGCTGCCCGACCGGCGCCTGGGACATGCAGAAGTACCTCATCGATATGGTTCAAGCGGGATCAACATGTCAGTCCAAAGCCCGATCAGCAGCGTAA
- the pqqE gene encoding pyrroloquinoline quinone biosynthesis protein PqqE: MSDTLAGNKTTTAGPTDGLAVLEQTRSAAETYGIPLAVLLEITHRCPLQCPYCSNPVELDRGSTELTTEEWKKVLSELAELGVLQIHFSGGEPTARKDIVELVQHATDVGLYSNLITSAVLLTRDKLSALADAGLSHVQISFQGNEPTVADRVAGLKDAHRKKLEVAKWTRELDMPLTVNAVMHRQNLHQLSDIIQMAVDLDADRLEVANVQYYGWALKNRAALMPTIEQIEETSRIVEEAQVRLKGTLAIDYVVPDYYALRPKKCMGGWGRQFFNISPAGKVLPCHAAESITGLEFESVRSNHSIAWIWQNSEAFNRYRGTGWMPEPCKSCEFREVDYGGCRCQAFALTGDAGNTDPACALSPRHEEIFKQAEQESAGAQNRFLYRNFAGGTLETEDRQEKPNGA, from the coding sequence ATGAGTGACACGCTCGCCGGTAACAAGACAACGACAGCAGGCCCGACCGATGGGCTCGCGGTGCTCGAGCAAACGCGCTCGGCGGCCGAGACTTACGGCATCCCGCTCGCGGTGCTGCTCGAAATCACCCACCGCTGTCCGTTGCAATGTCCGTATTGCTCGAACCCGGTCGAGCTCGACCGCGGCTCGACCGAGCTCACCACCGAGGAATGGAAGAAGGTGCTGAGCGAGCTTGCCGAGCTCGGCGTGCTGCAGATCCATTTCTCCGGCGGCGAGCCGACCGCGCGCAAGGACATCGTCGAGCTGGTGCAGCACGCGACCGATGTCGGGCTGTACTCCAACCTGATCACCTCGGCGGTGCTGCTGACCAGGGACAAGCTATCGGCGCTGGCCGATGCTGGCCTCAGCCATGTGCAGATCAGCTTCCAGGGCAATGAACCCACCGTTGCCGATCGCGTTGCGGGCCTCAAGGACGCGCACCGCAAGAAGCTCGAAGTCGCGAAATGGACGCGCGAGCTCGACATGCCGCTCACGGTGAACGCGGTGATGCATCGGCAGAACCTGCATCAGCTCTCCGACATCATCCAGATGGCGGTCGACCTCGATGCCGACCGGCTCGAAGTCGCCAACGTGCAGTATTACGGCTGGGCGCTGAAGAACCGCGCCGCGCTGATGCCGACGATCGAGCAGATCGAGGAGACCAGCCGCATCGTCGAGGAAGCGCAAGTGCGCCTGAAGGGCACGCTCGCGATCGACTATGTGGTGCCGGATTACTACGCGCTGCGGCCGAAGAAATGCATGGGCGGCTGGGGCCGGCAGTTCTTCAACATCTCGCCGGCCGGCAAGGTGCTGCCGTGCCACGCCGCAGAAAGCATCACCGGGCTGGAATTCGAGTCGGTGCGCTCGAACCATTCGATCGCCTGGATCTGGCAGAACTCGGAGGCCTTCAACCGCTATCGCGGCACGGGCTGGATGCCGGAGCCGTGCAAGAGCTGCGAGTTCCGCGAGGTCGACTACGGCGGCTGCCGCTGCCAGGCGTTTGCGCTGACCGGCGATGCCGGCAACACCGATCCGGCCTGCGCGCTGTCGCCGCGGCACGAGGAGATCTTCAAGCAGGCCGAGCAGGAATCCGCCGGCGCGCAGAACCGCTTCCTCTACCGCAACTTCGCCGGCGGCACGCTGGAGACCGAAGACCGCCAGGAAAAACCCAATGGCGCCTGA
- the pqqC gene encoding pyrroloquinoline-quinone synthase PqqC: MTALSIGKGITLDSAEEMEATLRTIGATRYHSLHPFHRLLHGGKLNKGQVQAWALNRYYYQSTIPLKDAMVISRFRDRNTRIEWRHRIEDHDGDLGNEGGIERWLKLTEGLGLDTAYVESTEGILPATRFAVEAYVHFCRDRTPLEAIASSLTELFAPNLHEERISGMLKHYDFVNPDIMSYFSRRLTQAPRDAGFALDYVKQHAKTPAEREAVCNALIFKTNVLWVQLDALYHAYVDGQIPPGAFVPKTG; encoded by the coding sequence ATGACCGCGCTCTCGATCGGCAAGGGCATCACGCTCGACAGTGCCGAGGAGATGGAGGCAACGCTGCGCACGATCGGCGCGACGCGCTATCACAGCTTGCATCCGTTCCACCGCCTGCTGCACGGCGGCAAGCTCAACAAGGGCCAGGTGCAGGCCTGGGCGCTGAACCGCTATTATTACCAGAGCACGATCCCGTTGAAGGACGCGATGGTGATCTCGCGCTTCCGCGACCGCAACACCAGGATCGAATGGCGCCATCGCATCGAGGATCACGACGGCGATCTCGGCAATGAGGGCGGCATCGAGCGCTGGCTGAAGTTGACCGAAGGCCTCGGCCTCGACACGGCCTATGTCGAGTCCACCGAAGGCATCCTGCCGGCGACGCGCTTTGCCGTGGAAGCCTATGTGCATTTCTGCCGCGACCGTACGCCGCTGGAAGCGATCGCCTCCTCGCTCACCGAATTGTTCGCGCCGAACCTGCACGAGGAGCGCATCTCGGGAATGCTGAAGCACTACGACTTCGTCAATCCCGACATCATGAGCTATTTCAGCCGCCGCCTGACCCAGGCGCCGCGCGACGCTGGCTTTGCGCTCGATTACGTCAAGCAGCATGCGAAGACGCCCGCCGAGCGCGAAGCGGTCTGCAACGCGCTGATCTTCAAGACCAACGTGCTGTGGGTGCAGCTCGACGCGCTGTATCACGCCTATGTCGACGGCCAGATTCCGCCCGGCGCCTTCGTGCCGAAGACAGGCTAG
- a CDS encoding DUF1800 domain-containing protein — MSITATLGARTAAKLMIGTIAGLVAFHQPARAAELASQDIALLDRLTWGVSASSAAHLREVGTERWLQEQLHPANTALPAAVQKQIEAMPDVHRFPFDIAASFDQQGKSANQVADPEQRKAAQQVYQQAMNDRARQAAARTILHALYAPDQLRERLTWFWFNHFNVHQYKANIRVLVGDYEDRAIRANALGKFRNLLSATLHHPVMLRYLDNADNAAGHLNENYAREIMELHTMGVGSGYTQADVEALARILTGVGIDFKSEDPKLKPEQQSQLVREGAFEFNPARHDFGDKTFLGHQIKGRGLAEVDEALDILCRHPATATHIAKQLATYFVSDNPPAALVQQMAQTFQKTDGDIAAVMSTLVHAPEFAASLKGGAKFKDPMLYVMSSVRLAYDSKVVLNTLPIQGWLNRLSEGLFNHETPDGYSMLSAAWNGPGQMMLRFEIARAIGSGSAGLFKPNEPNAVDQPAFPLVMNGLYFSNIRQTLSPTTLAALDQAVSPQDWNTLFLSSPEFMH; from the coding sequence ATGAGCATCACGGCCACACTCGGAGCGCGGACAGCCGCGAAACTGATGATCGGTACGATCGCGGGGCTGGTGGCGTTCCACCAGCCGGCGCGGGCGGCCGAACTCGCGAGCCAGGACATCGCGCTGCTCGACCGACTGACCTGGGGCGTCAGCGCCTCGAGCGCGGCGCATCTGCGCGAGGTCGGCACCGAACGCTGGCTGCAGGAGCAACTGCATCCGGCCAACACCGCATTGCCGGCCGCCGTCCAGAAGCAGATCGAGGCGATGCCGGACGTGCATCGCTTCCCGTTCGACATTGCGGCCTCGTTCGACCAGCAGGGCAAATCCGCTAACCAAGTCGCCGATCCGGAGCAGCGCAAGGCGGCGCAACAGGTCTATCAGCAGGCCATGAACGACCGCGCCAGGCAGGCCGCGGCCCGCACCATCCTGCACGCGCTCTATGCACCGGATCAATTGCGCGAACGCCTGACCTGGTTCTGGTTCAACCACTTCAATGTCCACCAGTATAAGGCCAACATCCGCGTGCTGGTCGGCGACTACGAGGATCGTGCGATCCGCGCCAACGCGCTCGGCAAGTTCCGCAACCTGCTCTCGGCGACGCTGCATCATCCCGTGATGCTGCGCTATCTCGACAATGCCGACAACGCGGCCGGTCATCTCAACGAGAACTACGCCCGCGAGATCATGGAGCTGCACACCATGGGCGTCGGCTCCGGCTACACCCAGGCCGATGTCGAGGCGCTGGCGCGGATCCTCACCGGCGTCGGCATCGACTTCAAATCCGAGGATCCGAAGCTGAAGCCCGAGCAGCAATCCCAGCTGGTCCGCGAGGGCGCCTTCGAGTTCAATCCGGCACGCCACGATTTTGGCGACAAGACCTTCCTCGGCCATCAGATCAAGGGTCGCGGCCTCGCCGAGGTCGACGAGGCCCTCGATATCCTCTGCCGTCACCCTGCGACCGCCACGCACATCGCCAAGCAGCTTGCGACCTATTTCGTGTCGGACAATCCGCCGGCCGCGCTGGTGCAGCAGATGGCGCAGACGTTCCAGAAGACCGACGGCGATATTGCGGCCGTGATGTCGACGCTGGTTCATGCACCGGAATTCGCCGCCAGCCTGAAGGGCGGTGCCAAGTTCAAGGACCCGATGCTCTATGTGATGTCGTCGGTGCGGCTCGCTTACGACAGCAAGGTCGTCCTCAATACGCTGCCGATCCAGGGCTGGCTCAATCGCCTGTCCGAGGGCCTGTTCAATCACGAGACGCCCGACGGCTATTCGATGCTGTCGGCGGCCTGGAACGGCCCCGGGCAGATGATGCTGCGCTTCGAGATCGCGCGCGCGATCGGCTCGGGATCGGCCGGCCTGTTCAAGCCGAACGAGCCCAACGCCGTCGACCAGCCGGCGTTTCCGCTCGTGATGAACGGGCTCTACTTCAGCAACATCAGGCAGACGCTGAGCCCGACCACGCTCGCCGCGCTCGACCAGGCAGTCTCGCCGCAGGACTGGAACACGCTGTTTCTGTCGTCACCCGAGTTCATGCACTGA